In Onthophagus taurus isolate NC chromosome 6, IU_Otau_3.0, whole genome shotgun sequence, a genomic segment contains:
- the LOC111427795 gene encoding cytochrome P450 4c3-like translates to MSVVFLLLLVIIKIFIFKYIREVFRVKNILKNVPSPSCPKIIGHVSYFKDPKIVLPLLTKTAHEYGGVVKMHIFGKHLLLICDPEKAELVLSSNKLLNKSWEYKFFHRWLGTGLLTSGPEKWKKTRKILTPTFHFQILEQYINVFNSQSNIFVQKLKNHIDSGSFDVYPYVTLLTLDVICEAAMGVNVHAQNNQNSKYVQSVQKMSRIIKRRVISLHKFIDWIYYFSSDFKKEAEALKVLHGYTNSVISKRKEELLRENFVNENKEGKQRMAFLDLLLHAKIDGVPLSNEEIRQEVDTFMFEGHDTTASAVAFSLYSLSQNSLVQTKAFEEQYKLFGDDQQRCATYNELQNMKYLEIVIKEVLRLYPSVFYFGRETIEDIEIDGFLIPKGVHLVTLAYGIHRKPEIFFDPEKFDPNRFLPENNINRHPYSFVPFSAGPRNCIGQKFAMLEMKTILSTTLRRYEILPVENFKPAIAPDVILKSRNGVMISLRKRLVNNNSL, encoded by the exons atgagtgttgttttcttattacttttggttattataaaaatttttatttttaaatatattcgcGAAGTATTTCgagtaaaaaatatattaaaaaatgttccctCTCCGAGTTGTCCTAAAATTATTGGGCACGTGAGTTATTTTAAAGACCCTAAAA ttgttttgcCTCTTTTAACAAAAACAGCGCACGAATATGGAGGCGTTGTGAAGATGCACATTTTCGGTAAACATCTCTTATTAATTTGCGATCCTGAAAAAGCTGAACTTGTTTTATCATCGAATAAACTGTTAAATAAATCTTGGGAATACAAGTTTTTTCATCGTTGGCTTGGAACTGGGTTATTAACAAGTGGGC ctgaaaaatggaaaaaaactcGAAAAATTCTTACCCCAACgtttcattttcaaattttagagCAATACATTAACGTTTTTAACAGTCaaagtaacatttttgtgcagAAATTAAAGAATCACATCGATTCAGGAAGTTTTGATGTTTACCCATACGTCACCCTATTAACTTTAGATGTAATTTGTG AAGCTGCAATGGGAGTTAATGTCCATGCCCAAAACAACCAAAACTCAAAATATGTCCAAAGTGTACAAAAAATGAGTCGAATCATAAAAAGACGAGTAATATCCCTTCATAAATTTATCGAttggatttattatttttcctcggattttaaaaaagaagcAGAAGCTTTAAAAGTTTTACATGGTTATACAAACTCGGTTATTTCAAAACGCAAAGAAGAACTTCTTCGTGAAAACTTTGTCAATGAAAATAAGGAAGGAAAACAACGAATGGCATTTTTAGATTTACTTCTTCACGCGAAAATCGATGGGGTTCCTTTGAGTAACGAAGAAATTCGTCAAGAAGTTGATACTTTTATGTTTGAAGGTCACGATACAACAGCTTCAGCTGTAGCTTTTAGTTTGTATTCTTTATCACAAAATTCTTTGGTGCAAACGAAAGCTTTTGAGGAACAATATAAGTTATTTGGCGATGACCAGCAAAGATGCGCTACTTATAATGAGTTGCAAAATATGAAGTACTTAGaaatagttattaaagaaGTTTTGAGACTTTATccatctgttttttattttgggaGGGAAACTATTGAAGATATAGAAATTG atggTTTTCTAATTCCAAAGGGCGTTCATTTAGTTACTTTGGCTTACGGAATTCATAGAAAACcggaaattttttttgacccCGAAAAATTCGATCCAAATCGATTTCTTCCTGAGAATAACATTAACCGACATCCTTACAGCTTTGTACCTTTTAGTGCTGGACCTAGAAATTGTATTG gCCAAAAATTTGCTATGTTAGAAATGAAGACTATTTTAAGCACAACATTAAGAAGATATGAAATTTTACctgttgaaaattttaaaccagCCATTGCACcggatgttattttaaaatcgagGAATGGTGTTATGATTTCTTTGAGGAAACGTTTAGTCAATAATAATtctttgtaa